In Ciconia boyciana chromosome 3, ASM3463844v1, whole genome shotgun sequence, a genomic segment contains:
- the SOCS5 gene encoding suppressor of cytokine signaling 5: MDKVGKMWNNFKYRCQNLFSHEGGSQNENVVVNSGSCSSAKEKAIQITGLAQQQPSSPLRENIALQLGLSPSKNSARRNQNCVTEIPQIVEISIEKENDSCVTTGARLARRDSYSRHAPWGGKKKHSCSTKTQSSLDTEKRFGRTRSGLQRRERRYGVSSVHDMDAVSNRTVGSRSLRQRLQDTVGLCFPMRTYSKQSKPLFSNKRKIHLSELMLEKCPFPAGSDLAQKWHLIKQHTAPVSPHSTFFDTFDPSLVSTEDEEDRLRERRRLSIEEGVDPPPNAQIHTFEATAQVNPLYKLGPKLAPGMTELTGDKNITPPGNCDSEEDTTTLCLQSRRQKQRQMSGESHGHISRQGAWKVHTQIDYIHCLVPDLLQITGNPCYWGVMDRYEAEALLEGKPEGTFLLRDSAQEDYLFSVSFRRYNRSLHARIEQWNHNFSFDAHDPCVFHSSTVTGLLEHYKDPSSCMFFEPLLTVSLNRTFPFSLQYICRAVICRCTTYDGIDDLPLPSMLQDFLKEYHYKQKVRVRWLEREPIKTK, encoded by the coding sequence ATGGATAAAGTGGGAAAGATGTGGAACAATTTCAAATACAGGTGCCAGAATCTCTTCAGTCATGAAGGTGGaagccaaaatgaaaatgtagttGTGAACTCCGGTAGCTGCTCATCTGCTAAAGAGAAAGCTATCCAGATAACTGGTTTGGCTCAACAACAACCCAGCAGCCCTTTGAGAGAAAACATTGCTTTGCAATTAGGTTTAAGTCCTTCAAAGAATTCGGCAAGGCGGAACCAAAACTGTGTCACAGAAATTCCTCAAATTGTTGAAATAAGCATTGAGAAAGAGAATGACTCGTGTGTCACCACGGGAGCTAGACTTGCTCGAAGGGACTCTTATTCGCGGCATGCTCCTTGGGGTGGGAAGAAGAAGCATTCTTGCTCTACCAAAACCCAGAGCTCCTTGGATACTGAAAAAAGATTTGGTAGAACACGAAGTGGtttgcagaggagagagagaaggtaCGGGGTGAGCTCTGTCCATGATATGGATGCAGTATCAAACAGGACAGTAGGTAGCCGTTCTCTGCGACAGCGTCTACAAGATACGGTTGGGCTGTGTTTTCCCATGAGAACTTACAGCAAACAGTCCAAACCTCTGTTTTCTAACAAAAGAAAGATCCATCTCTCTGAACTAATGCTTGAGAAATGCCCTTTTCCTGCAGGCTCAGATCTGGCTCAGAAGTGGCATCTGATTAAACAACACACAGCGCCTGTGAGTCCTCATTCAACTTTTTTTGACACGTTTGATCCTTCCTTGGTTTCcacagaagatgaagaagacAGGCTCAGAGAGAGACGTAGACTTAGTATTGAAGAAGGGGTTGACCCCCCTCCCAATGCCCAAATACATACTTTTGAAGCTACAGCACAGGTTAATCCATTGTATAAACTGGGACCAAAGTTAGCCCCTGGTATGACTGAGCTGACTGGGGACAAAAACATAACACCTCCAGGGAACTGTGACTCTGAAGAGGACACAACAACACTTTGTCTGCAGTCACGCAGGCAGAAGCAGCGTCAGATGTCTGGAGAGAGCCACGGCCATATCAGCAGGCAAGGGGCTTGGAAAGTGCATACTCAAATTGATTACATCCATTGCCTTGTGCCAGACTTACTTCAGATCACAGGCAACCCATGTTACTGGGGTGTGATGGACCGCTACGAAGCAGAAGCACTTCTGGAGGGTAAACCTGAAGGCACTTTTTTGCTCAGGGATTCTGCGCAAGAGGACTACCTCTTCTCTGTGAGCTTCCGTCGTTATAACCGATCGCTACATGCACGCATTGAGCAGTGGAACCACAACTTCAGTTTTGATGCCCATGATCCCTGTGTGTTTCACTCCTCCACTGTTACAGGGCTTCTGGAACACTACAAAGACCCTAGCTCTTGCATGTTCTTTGAACCGTTACTTACTGTATCTCTGAACAGGACTTTCCCCTTTAGTCTGCAGTATATCTGCCGGGCAGTAATCTGCAGATGCACTACGTATGATGGAATTGATGACCTTCCTCTACCCTCAATGTTGCAAGACTTTCTAAAGGAGTATCACTATAAACAAAAAGTCAGGGTGCGATGGCTGGAGCGGGAACctataaaaacaaagtaa